In Tachysurus fulvidraco isolate hzauxx_2018 chromosome 1, HZAU_PFXX_2.0, whole genome shotgun sequence, a single window of DNA contains:
- the tmem276b gene encoding transmembrane protein 178B: MAAAAKLLTSAGLLLAFGSLCLLAMAICTDYWYETDARRHRERCKSYASNRNDPGYISISNRNLPLRMPPEISDGALIREKRHLAAPLAAMESHCSRRFNSTVSGLWRKCYRDGFDLETDELIYRGVIQRCTPVTYHYTSSILPRNLPVNITKTIRQDEWHALHLRRMTAGFVGMAVSIILFGWIIGVLGCCQQHDLMQYVAGLLFLMGGTCCIISLCTCVAGINFELSRYPQYLYGLPEDISHGYGWSMFCAWGGLGLTLLAGFLCTLAPSLSSPSTHTTVHKPRHENGTV; the protein is encoded by the exons ATGGCCGCCGCCGCCAAGCTGCTGACCAGCGCGGGCCTGCTGCTGGCGTTCGGCTCACTGTGCCTGCTCGCCATGGCTATCTGCACCGACTACTGGTACGAGACGGACGCGCGGCGGCACCGCGAGCGCTGCAAGAGCTACGCGAGCAACCGCAACGACCCGGGCTACATCTCCATCTCGAATCGCAACCTGCCTCTCCGGATGCCGCCGGAAATCAGTGATGGAGCGCTGATCAGAGAGAAGCGGCACCTTGCTGCTCCGCTGGCAGCTATGGAGTCGCACTGCAGCCGCCGGTTCAATTCCACTGTGTCAGGTCTGTGGAGGAAGTGTTACCGCGACGGCTTCGACCTGGAGACGGACGAGCTCATCTACAGAG GTGTGATTCAGAGATGCACTCCAGTGACCTATCACTACACCTCCTCCATCCTTCCCCGAAATCTCCCAGTCAACATCACTAAAACTATTCGGCAAGATGAGTGGCATGCTCTAC atctgcGCAGGATGACTGCAGGCTTTGTGGGCATGGCTGTCTCCATCATCCTCTTTGGGTGGATCATTGGGGTGCTGGGCTGCTGCCAGCAGCACGACCTCATGCAGTATGTAGCTGGCCTACTCTTCCTCATGGGAG GAACCTGCTGTATTATCTCCCTGTGCACTTGTGTGGCGGGAATCAATTTTGAGCTGTCAAGGTATCCTCAATACTTGTACGGCCTTCCTGAGGACATCAGTCACGGCTACGGCTGGTCCATGTTCTGTGCCTGGGGAGGGCTGGGTCTTACATTACTGGCCGGCTTCCTGTGCACCCTCGCACCATCTTTAAGCAGCCCCTCAACCCATACAACCGTCCACAAACCAAGGCATGAGAATGGCACTGTGTGA